The nucleotide sequence ggcgcgcaggaactttcgcAGCAACGTCTGCGATAGGCGCAGGagcctatcgcaggcgttgtcgactggatcaaagcctggcggtacttttaaatgattgagggacTTTAGTCTGGCGTCGTTCGGAGCTCCACGTAACGGCTCCAATTGGCATGCGCTCAAGGCGTGCGCTCTTTCAGAGACGATGCACTTTTCGCCCAACCGACGCTAGCGCACATTGGTCGCCTCGGTGAGAGGCCGATGACGTAGGTAATGTTTCGATGGGCCGCCATGGCAGCGAGGCTGGTCACGCCCGTTGGAGTGGTAGCGTGGCATTCTGCGTAAAGCGAGGATATTCAAGGACAGCATATGTAAAAACCTCGCGATTAACAGATAACGGATGTAGGGCACAGCGGCGTTAACTGCTGAATTCGTATAATGACTGAAGCACGGTTACCTGTCTGATGGGCGCTCGTAGTACGCTTTGAGGTCATGCAAGCCCACGGGCCCTATTACTCTGCTGCCGTGTTTTTCCCGCAGTAGGTACACTAAGCTAGAAATACGTCTCACGATCACGTAAGGGCCGTCCCATCTAGGCGCGAGGGAAGCAGCAAACCCTCTTGCAGCATCGctgagtgcgtgcgtgcggcggagcacttcgtcgccgaccGCGAACTCCAGGTGCCGCCTGCCTTTGTTATATTGGTTCCCATGTTCCAGACGGGCAAGGTCGAAGTATTCCCTGGCCTCCTTCAGAGTGTGGGCCAGGTGGCTGGAAACAATTTGTGTGAACGTGGAGTAATTATGAGCTGGTAATTCAGAGCCGTTGGTGAATGCATGCTCAATAGGAAAACGGAGCTCGCGACCGACAAGAATGGCCGCTCGCGTAAACCCTGTCGACCGGTTTACTGTGGTCCTTATGGCGAAAGCCATCTCCTGGATGCAAACGTCCCAGTCCTTCTGCCGCTCAGTGAAAGCCACAAGCATTGTCTTAAAGTTTCGGTTCACATGCTCCGTGATGTGGGCTTGAGGGTGGTAGGGTGTCGTATTTTTGTGCTGCACGCCAAGAGCTTTGCAAGTGTCAACGAATATCCTGCCTGCGAAATATGTGGCATTGTCTGTGATAAGCTGCGCTGGGAAACCGAAACGAGTGAAAGTTTCCAACAGCCTATCCCAGACTATCTTAGAATCCAGCTTGCGTAGCGGGCACAGCTCTACCCATTTGGAGATATGGTCAGTGACCACTAACAAGTATCGATTCCCTTTAGCTGACCTGGGGTATTGGCCCATAACATCACGTGCCACAATTTCCCATGGGTATCGGCTCTCAACTGGTTGCATGAAGCCTGGTGGCTTCCCTCCCCTCGGTTTCACGGTCTGGCAGGTAGCTTGTAGGTAGGTAGACAGGTAGGTAGGTAGACATGCTTTCTGATGTGCGGCCATGTCGCGACGCGACAcaacttctcaaatgttttcTTGCCGTCGCTATGACCGGTGAGCCGGGTGTCATGAAAGTACTCTAGAAAGGGCTTGTGCAGCTTCCTAGGCACAACGACACGGAATGGGGACCCACCGCAATCCGTATCGGCAGCAGGTATATACCGCAAGAGCAGGTCACCTTCTGTTTGCATGTAGCAATCGTAGTTTCCGCTACCGGCAGAGCTGGCGCCGTCCAGTGCCTTGCGTATCAAGTTGCACTGGTCGTCGCTTAGCTGGGCGTCGAGTAGCTGTCGGCGGGAGATCAGTGTTCCCCAGGCGTGCACAGGCACTGCCACAGCCAGGACTTCGGGTGCCGGCTCGCCATCCCCTGAGTGGTGCTCGGGACAGGGCGTCAGCTACCTTGTTGAAggtacctttcctgtattctactCTGTAATTATACTTCTGAAGAGAGAGGGCCCAACGGGCTAAACGGCCGGCTGGGTTTTGTAGCTTTGACAGCCACGTCAGCGCCTGATGGTCAGTCTGAATAGTAAAGTGAGCCCCATCCAGATACATGTCAAATTTCTTTAGTGCAAATACAAtagcaaggcactctttctctgtTACGGTATAGTTCAGCTCTGCTTCTGTGAGAGTGCGACTTGCAAAAGCCAGAGGGTGAAGCTTCCCTTGGTGCCTCTGAAGCAAGACTGCGCCGATGCCATACACACTTGCATCGGTCTGCACGGTGAATGGCAGGTTGAGGTCGGGAAGCAGCAGACGTGCGGTATCGGCGATAGCCGACGACAGAGCTCGAAATGGTCCCTGCTCCACGTCAGTCCAGTACCAACTGGCACCTTTCCGTAGGAGCTGGTGGAGAGGTCTTGCCAGGTCAGCGCAGTTGGGGATAAAGTGGCGGTAGAAGCCCACCATTGTCAAATACCGCTGCAGGCTCTTGACGTCTGTTGGTGGTGGAAGCGGCAGTATGGCCCACAGTTTCTCCTCGTCATGCCGGAATGTGCCTTGCTCGACAACGAAACCTAGGAGGTTGATTCTGGGCAAAACCAGTTGAACCTTCCAGGGGTTATTGGTGATGCCTGCGGCCTGCATTCGTAGTAAAACGGTATTTAGTTGAAGGAGATGCTCCTTCAGGGTATTTGAGAACACTACCACGCCACCTATGTAAGCCATCGCATAATTGAATTTGGCGTCTTGAAGCACAATATCTATTACACGCTCAAAGGTCACCGGTGAATTGCACAAACCGAAAGGCAATCGGACAAATTCGAACAGTCCCCGATGGCAAGTAGATGCAGTCTTTGCAATATCGCAGGGCGTGACAGGAATTTGCAGGAAGCCCCTGCTGCAGTCTAAAGTAGTAAAGAACTTTGCGGACCCAAGTGAATACATCACTGAATCGATTGATGGGAAGGGTACGAGTCTCGAACTGTGACAGCGttcaaccgacggtagtcgacacaCATCCGCGccgtgccatctttcttaggtGCTAGTACAACTGCGAATGCCCAGGGGCTCTTAGACGGTCCTACTGCACCGGTAGCGATCATTTCGTCTAGCGCACTATCCAGATGTGCTCGCTTGTGGATGCTCAGGGGCCGCGGGTTGAAACGAATTGTGCGGGCGCATACGGTGTCTATCCTATGAGTCAGCACATTAACGCTGCCAGGAGCTTCCGTGAACATTTCGGCAAATTGTTTTAGCACTGTCTTGATTTTGGTCTTCTCCGCCGGAGATCCTGTGAAAGACTTCAGAACAGTGAGAATACCACTACTAGTCTCGGAGACCACAGAGATATTGGCGGTAAACAGATTTGACTGTGGTTCTCTTGCATTAGTCATGAACTTGAGTGGATGTGCATGCAGCCGTACTGGTAGGTACCTTTAGAGATATCGGGAAGGAGTCCTGCTTTGGCTATGAAGTTACGGCCCAAAATCACAGGACAAGAAAGTTCTCGAAGGTGTAGGAAGCGTTGCCAGAATTTTCTAATATTCATGGTAACCGTTAACCGGGCTGCAGACGTAGCGGACGCAACGTGAGCGGATGCCTTGCGAAGGGTCGTGTTTAGACTTCGTAACTGTAGACGTTTCGCCTCGCAGGCGCTTTTGGTACGATCGCCGAAAACGAAAACAGCGGAGCCGGTGTCTAAAATAGCAGGTACTTCTATTCCGGCCATTCTGACCGCTACCAATGGTGTTTTCTCAAGGTGGTCGTCAAGAAGACTGAACGTGGACGGCAAAGACCTCACCATTTGTCCGAGATCCTGGACCTTcgatctggggggggggggggtgacacctTTCCGGTACAGGTACTACCGCTGATGCCGGTGGTGATTCCAGTGTGAGGAGCTGTTTCTTTCCCCCTCTCCGCTGCCGAGGTTGTCCGCGGCTCAGCGCCATGACAGCAGGATGGTGAGACGACAAAAACACCCGGCTTTTCGTAGTCTTAGAAACGCCTGCCCCCGCTCGGTGCTTGACAGCCGCTGCAAGATGCTTCGATGTTGCGAGTAACACCACGAGAAGGTCGGCTGCTGCCGGAGAGGTCGTTCCGGAGCCTGCATGTGGCGAGGGGACGTCGGGGCGCGGTAGGTCGTTGGCCGGCGATTGGTAGTTGCTCACCACTGCCGGCCCTCGTCGTTTCCCTGCTGGCGGGAGCCAGGGGGGCTCGGGCACTCGCTCTTGTACTGGCCTCGTCCCCCACGCTGGAAGCAGACTGAAATGATCCTGCGTGTATCTTCTGCGCCTCATTGGGCGGCAGCCGCTACAGGCCTGCTGCGGCCCCGAGCGCCTCGCAACGTTGTTGCAGGTTCCCGGACCGGAGGCCGGAAAGGTGCCTGGGTGGCAAAGGTGCGGTGAATGAATGGATCCAGCACCCTCGGAGGCGGTACCATATCCCCCGGGCTTGCAAATGGAGAACCGCACCACGCGCAAGACGGTTCGAGGGAGGCTTGAGACGGGGGTTGAGGCTTGTAAGTTAGCTCTGCCAACATCGCCGCCTGAATATCGGACGCCGCTTTAGCGAGATCGTCAAGCGAAGAGAAGGTGCGGCACCTCAGATAAGCCTGGAAGCATGGGTGAGATTGCCGGATGGCCCAGGTGACTCTTTCTTTTTCGGGTGCTGAAGGGTCTGCGCGCTCGTAAAGCTCCTGAAAGGACCGTATGTATTCTTGGAGGCATTCCTCGTCCGCCTGACTACGGGCGCGAAGCTCGTCTTTCATCCGGACAACGTACTCAGGGGGGAGGAATTCTGCTCGCAGTAGATGCTCAAAGTGCGCCCAACTTTGGAATGACCTGCGACGATGCCAGCGGGCGGTGGACCCAGTCAGGGCGATGGGCAAAACGTGCTGAAGAAGAATGTCATCCGTAATGGCTTGCGCATTCCGGTAATCTTCCATTTCCTGAAGGAAGTCCGCCACTGATTTCGTATCTGTGTGCCCTTCATATGTGGTCACAGCGAGCTGCAAACGGAAACTGGCTGCTGGAGTTATGTTTGTCTGATGCTCGAGCAGCGCGGTCAGCTGGGCAATAATGCTGCACATATGTTGTGCGGGCGCACACTGGTCCTTTTTATCAGGCATCGTACTAGTGGATTTGCGTGTATGATTTTCAACCGTGCTCTTCTTGACATTACCCGAACGTAGGTGCATTAAAATGCCGGCGGTGCATCTTCGGTGTTGACATTGGACGGGCAAAGCGGTCCGACGATTGGTCAAGCGGTTCTGCGGAGGCAGGATGGCGCGGAATAGCGGGGCGCAAGGAGAAGGAGAGGTAGAATAAAAACGTTCAGTGAGCTTACACGGGTCAGAGGGGTTGGGTACACACGCGTGAGCTGTGGGACCCGATGTCGGAGCGAAACAAGTAGGCCTAGGGGGCAATGCCAGGTGCCTCGAGATGGGGGCGGTCACGTCGTTCCCGTGCTCGTGGTCCCTGCGGGGCGGAAGCGTAATCcagaacaaacagaaaaaaaccagaaagaagaaaaccacgttgggcgccagatgaaggcccctcgccttcgctcagggggtccgcgagccgcgacCAGCACGACAAAGGACCAAAGGCGAAAGGAATAAAAACCGGTTTAATATACGATAGAATGtaaccatagagaaaggaatacaacaagagcggacactcccatagagcctagCGGACGAACTGAcagcagcgcaccaagccgtggaTGTTAATacctgaagcacacttccggtttcggttttgtgcgcgcgcgttttgaattcgagctggtgcgcgtcacgccggctccgtttttttttgttatttttgcagcaaatatttatttagatattttttatttaataaatatttatttgcaaattattttgttaagtaaaattgattgcgaacgatcttcacaagcctctatttaatatgtgccacgtgcaatttcataaagacgcaataAACCTTGCGAAATGTGGAAAAATtaacgtttattttattctttgtaaatgctcgtcgcgggctttttgtgAATTCATCCAGCGTTGTGGCACcgggtaagcagcagtagttgccacaggaagctccaccagacgacgtgagctgaaaaaattacaagcgttattttggtattaacatctaagaataatgcctgtacaggcgaagcgtgcgaaagtggtgagtgggcggcattacaaacaaaagcagttcgtatttacacacacggcctagaaaatacccgactcatcccaagcaataccgtacataccacaaacacattctaattccaagcattcccctcatCCCAATACTTATTTCTTGCACTATAATAGCACGAATGCGcgggaaacggcgcgtttcgcaaACTTTGCTACAACCGACGCAATattacgctacgaatacacagaggtggccacaacacaggctctcaagcagagcatgctggacgctcgcagaattccttctaatcgcactcaagacaaaatgcgtgggtgccgttcagaagacagaattttcgagttactagttcctggcgtttgagctccttggcttatcacttgtgcgttctgcaggcgcaagcaacgcactcccgtgttatcactcttgacgattgctcgtcgcgttttcaaaaagcgtgggtaccgaaagaaggcttaaattgttgcggggacataaaaattgcgACAAatttgtcgcagtaagattcagtacgcgccaaactgtcaccacggcctagctgcttttcgctgcgtcacaacaggcgcggcgagcgggcctcGTAACATAGAAGTAtcggaaataattttcaacaatgttgggtgtcagagaaagaaaagcgccatgaacttgtcagtgcattaaagcgcgaaaccgcgcacCATGGCCGAACTGATTTTCGCTAACCgagtcacagcgccaggcgcacccactgcgctcgaaaggtagcccaaaaagtgatgaaattagtttcaataatgttggcagtcagagaaagcgccaaaacttgtcgcagtaaaattcagtacacgcgaaactacgtcacagcaccctgtgcgactagcgtgcccaaaaacaaCCGAAACTAGTTAAAACAATATTGGGGCTtataggaagcgtcgcaaacatctcccagtacgattgtTTAATTCAATttaactgctccacgacggccacgctgtttttcgttaactgcgtcacaagtctagcctagttgccgggcagtaagcctaattgcttgaagtgcgtcgcagactgtcgaacaaagtttctcaccttgccgtagtccaatagtgcagtgctggCAATCGAAGTTCCGAGtgaacgcaataattcgccggaaggccaccaaaccaggctaaatcctaaaatagaaaaacaggcagacgggtgcccgaaccgtccaacgctcagatgcgcggccggactctctcgcttcggcggcgtgtctgacgaatgacgcaaacatctggctcgtcattcgccggttcgcctgtcgctaggcaacgaaagtaagccgcaaagtttacctcaatttatacgcagatatatttaatttttccgggaaagaataaaaaaaaaataaaacaatttctgttaatctcatttcacattcttctttttctcgATGCTCGCGGCCCCAATTAGTCGATGTTAAAAGtatagcgtgacgtgtttcctttttccaattttcgccgagtgtccgctcttgttcaatcTCTTTCTCTATGCCCCAAGTGCCGTCTtcgctgccttcttatcgggcagctcccttcccggcagtccccgcgcgagttcttacgatacgcgatcggtgcgcatgctccatgcgacgagtgccgttgtggcgcgcgtttcaaaCGCTTCCCCCGTGCACGCTACAGAAAGGGCCAAGGGCCCGAcaaaacaactttttttcttAGGAGTTCGATTTGtattcatttcttctttcttttaaatacacGTTGCAAGAGAGACAATCAGTTCGTTTtgtatgcatttcattttttctttagaaTACACGTTGCAAGGCAGACAATAAGCTGTTTATGTTACCCGCATCAAGAATGCAAGACAATACTTTCCTATATTGAAAACATAAGGCAACTACAAGATTAGTTCCAATTACGTACCCTTGGTTGTTTTATAAAAGGCTCTTGCTGTCTCATGTGAGAtcgtgaaaataaaagaacagtttaTAAAGGAAGGaacaaaaatttcttttttgcaaaaatgcatttttttatcGGACGGCACACACACCTACAAACAAGCTATTTCTTTAGCAGttcgttttgcatgcatttgatTCTTTCTTTAGAATGCACGGTGCAAGAAACACAATAAGGTAATTATGCTAACCGCATCAAGGATGCAAGACGATACTCTCTAAATTGAAAACATAAGACAACTGCAAGTTTAGTTGCCATTACTTACGCTTGGTTGTATTTGAAAAAGCTCTTCCTTTCTCATATGATACCGTGATAATGAAAaacattttatgaaaaaatgaGCAAAAAATTCTTTTTcgcaaaatgcatttctttttggaGGAGGGCGCACACTCCTAAAAAAATTATTATCTTAGGAGTTCGTTTTTCATGCATTTCAGTCTTTCTTTACAATAAACATTGCAAGAGAGACAATAACGTAATAAGGCTAACCGCATCACGGATGCAAGATGACACCCTGCTTATTGAAAACATAGGGCAACTACAAGATTAGTTGCTATTACATACCCTTGGTTGTTTTTGAAGAGGCTCTTGGTTTCCCATGTGAGaccgtgaaaataaaagaacagtttaTAAAAGAATGACCGAAAATTTCTTTtggcaaaatgcatttctttttcatggaCGGTGCATACGCCTAGAAACAAACTATTTTCTTAGGAATTCAATTTGTatgcatttcattctttcttttgaatACACGTTGCAAGAGAGACAATAAGGTGATTATGCTAACCGCATCAAGGATGCAAGATGATACTCTCCTTATTGAAAACAttgggcaactacaagattagTTGCGTTTACTTACTCAGGGTTGTTTCTAAAAAGGCTCTTGCTTTCTAATGTGAAACCGTGAAAATAAAAGAGCAGTTTGTAAAGGAATGAGCAAAAATTTCTGTTCGGCAAAATGTATTTCTTCTTGTTGGAGGGCGCATACGCCGAGAAACAAGCTATTCTCTTAGGAGATCGTTTTATatgcatttcattctttctttaaaaTACACATCGCAAGGGAGAAAATAAGGTAATTATGCTAACTGATCAAGAATGCAAGACAATACTCTCCTATATTGAAAAGATTAGGTAACTACAAGCCTCTTTGCAATAACTTACTCTTGATTGTTTCTAAAAAGGCTCCTCCTTTCTGATATGATTCCGTGAAAATAAAATACCAGTTTATAAAACAATGAGCAGAAATTTCTTTCTGggaaaatgcatttctttttgttggagGGCGCATACGCCTAGAAACAATCTTTTTTTTAGGAGTTcattttgtatgcatttcattctttcttaAGGATAGACATTCCAAGGAAGACAATAAGCGAATTATGCTAACCGCATCAAGAATGCAAGACAATACATTCTTATATTGAAAACATAACGCAACTACAAGCCTAGTTGCGATTACTTACTCTTGGTCAGTTTATAAAAGAATGAGCAAAAATTTCTTTCCGGGAAAATGCATTTCCTTTTGTTGGAAGGCGCATACGCCTAGAAACAAACTTTTTTCTTATGAGTTCGTTATGGATGCATATCATTCTTTCCTTAGTATACACATTGCAAGGGAGATAACAAGGTAATCACGCTAACCGCAGCAAGAATGCAAGAAAATACATTCCTATATTGAAAACATAAGACAATTACAAGCGTAGTTGCGATTACTTTCTCTTGGTTGTTTTTGAAAAAAACTCTTGCTTTCTCAGAAGAAACCGTGAAAATAAAAGATCAGTTTGTAAAAGAATGAGCAAAAACTTCTTTCTtgcaaaatgcatttttttttgttagaggGCGCATACGCATAGAAACAAACGTTTTTCTTAGAGTTCGTTATATATGCATTTCGTTCTTTGCTTAGAATACACATGGCAAGGGAGACGATAAGGTAATTATGCTCACCGGAAGAAGAATGCAAGACAATGCACTCCTATATTGAAAACATAAGGCAACAACAAGCCTACTTGCAATTACTTACCCTTGGTTTTTGCTAAAAAGGCTCTTGCTTTCTGATATGATACCGTGAAAATAACTGTTTTAAAAGAATTAGCAAAAATTTCTTTCTGggaaaatgcatttctttttgttggagGACGCATACGCCTAGAAACAAACCATTTCTTTAGGACTTCGTTTTCTGTGCATTTCATTCTTTAGAATACACATTGCAAGGGAGAAAACAAGGTAATTACGCTAGCCGCGTTAAGAATGCAACGCAATACTTTCCTATATTGAAAACATAAGACAACTACAAGCGTAATTACGATTACTTACTCTTAGTTGATTTTAAAAAGGCTCTTGCTTTCTCATGTGAAACCGTGAAAATGAAGGACCAATTTAGAGAAGAATgagaaaaaatttcttttttgcaaaatgcatttcttttcgttGGAGTTCGTTATGTATGCATTTAATTCTTTGCTTAGAATACACATGACAAGGGAGACAATAAGGTAATTATGCTAACCGCAAAAAGAATACAAGACAATACTTTACAATATTGAAAACATAAGGCAACTACAAGCCTACTTGCAATTGCTTACCCTTGGTTGTTTCTAGAAAGGCTCTTCCTTTCTGATATGATTCCGTGAAAATAAAATAACAGTGTATAAAAGAATCAGCAAAACTTACATTTTcgcaaaatgcatttcttttggTTAGAGGGCGCATACGCCTAGAAACAAACTTTTTTCTCAGGATTTCGTTTTGTATGCAATTCATTCTTTCCTTAGGATACACGTTGCAAGCGAGACAACAAGGTTATTATGCTAACCGCAGCGATGATGCAAGACGATACCCTCCTCATTGAAAACATAGGGTAACTACAAGGTTAGTTGCGATTACTTACCCTTGGTTGTTTCTAAAAAGAATCTTGTTTTCTCTTGTGAaaccgtgaaaataaaagaacagtttataaaagaatgagaaaaatttatttttgccaaaatgcatttctttttgttggagGGCACATACGCCAGAACCAAACAATTTTCTTAGGATTTTGTTTTATatg is from Dermacentor andersoni unplaced genomic scaffold, qqDerAnde1_hic_scaffold ctg00000039.1, whole genome shotgun sequence and encodes:
- the LOC140214337 gene encoding uncharacterized protein: MFTEAPGSVNVLTHRIDTVCARTIRFNPRPLSIHKRAHLDSALDEMIATGAAAGITNNPWKVQLVLPRINLLGFVVEQGTFRHDEEKLWAILPLPPPTDVKSLQRYLTMVGFYRHFIPNCADLARPLHQLLRKGASWYWTDVEQGPFRALSSAIADTARLLLPDLNLPFTVQTDKQS